A window of the Tunturibacter empetritectus genome harbors these coding sequences:
- a CDS encoding VWA domain-containing protein: protein MMTILLRARIFLLLFCYLVLTLPPARAQEAPAQNPPQQTKPTPDDAGPDTDNGTIILKKKKEADEPPPPPAPVAPKVKNPDNETFSLRVDVPIVNIDASVILDKTHQFVPGLKANNFLILEDGVPQTITSVRTTQTPITAVMLLEFAANSYYLINDMRNASYYFFRSLRPDDYIAVITYDLRTHILTDFTNNKDLIAQSLQSLMIPGFSDTDMFDALYETLDRTSRIEGRKYIILIGSGRDTFSKLTLDKILAKVKASQNVTIFTISTGAMLNELRGGGGPRELDYLQAQNQLQTFARMTGGLSFAPIFQGELPDIFGQINQSIRNEYILTYRPSNNKNDGSYRKVKVLLVDNEGHPLRMQDEKGKPQKYSVIARDGYNAKLPVE from the coding sequence ATGATGACTATCCTTCTCAGGGCTCGCATCTTCCTTCTTCTCTTCTGCTACCTCGTCCTAACCCTTCCGCCCGCCCGGGCGCAGGAAGCGCCCGCGCAAAACCCGCCCCAGCAGACCAAGCCCACCCCCGACGACGCCGGCCCCGACACCGACAACGGTACGATCATCCTCAAGAAAAAGAAGGAAGCCGACGAGCCCCCGCCGCCCCCAGCGCCCGTCGCCCCCAAAGTCAAAAATCCCGACAACGAGACCTTCTCCCTCCGCGTCGACGTCCCCATCGTCAACATCGATGCCAGTGTCATCCTCGACAAGACTCATCAATTCGTCCCCGGCCTCAAGGCTAACAACTTCCTCATCCTCGAGGACGGCGTTCCCCAGACCATCACCAGCGTCCGCACCACCCAGACACCCATCACCGCCGTCATGCTGCTGGAGTTCGCTGCCAACAGCTACTACCTCATCAACGACATGCGGAACGCCTCCTACTACTTCTTCCGCTCCCTGCGCCCCGACGACTACATCGCCGTCATCACCTACGACCTCCGCACCCACATCCTCACCGACTTCACCAACAACAAAGACCTCATCGCCCAGTCCCTCCAGTCCCTCATGATCCCCGGCTTCTCCGACACCGACATGTTCGACGCCCTCTACGAGACCCTCGACCGCACCAGCCGCATCGAAGGCCGCAAGTACATCATCCTCATCGGCTCCGGCCGCGACACCTTCTCCAAGCTCACCCTCGACAAGATCCTCGCCAAGGTCAAAGCCAGCCAGAACGTCACCATATTCACCATCAGCACCGGCGCCATGTTGAACGAGCTCCGCGGCGGCGGTGGTCCCCGCGAACTCGACTACCTCCAGGCCCAGAACCAACTACAGACCTTTGCGAGAATGACCGGCGGCCTCAGCTTCGCCCCCATCTTTCAGGGCGAGCTCCCCGACATCTTCGGCCAGATCAACCAGTCCATCCGCAACGAGTACATCCTCACCTACCGCCCCTCCAACAACAAGAACGACGGCAGCTACCGCAAGGTCAAGGTCCTCCTCGTCGACAACGAAGGCCACCCCCTCCGCATGCAGGATGAAAAAGGCAAGCCGCAAAAGTACTCCGTTATCGCCCGCGATGGCTACAACGCCAAACTCCCCGTCGAGTAG
- a CDS encoding carbonic anhydrase family protein: MKKRFALVLFLVCTWGEFPAHAQIVAAAAGVDADDFAYTGDKGPGFWAELHDKHGKDFLACAPSPSARQSPIDINTVVEDPGLGPLEVRFVQAPFVMKNLGYTIQATPAFGSSLTLDGRSYSLLQFHFHTLSEHTVAGRHGVMELHLVFKHSDADFAVIGVLYRVGRPNAFLKTLIEAGLPEKTTSPDVAVMPDLEKALTDASQYFTYPGSLTTPPCSPVVTWLVLKQWAELSPEQFEAFRKILGNDFRPLQNPNSRVVHATVRRWPFDAVQPSTTP; encoded by the coding sequence ATGAAGAAGAGATTTGCTCTTGTTCTTTTCTTGGTGTGTACATGGGGCGAGTTCCCTGCCCATGCGCAGATTGTCGCCGCTGCCGCTGGAGTTGACGCTGATGACTTTGCTTACACCGGAGATAAGGGGCCTGGATTCTGGGCTGAACTGCATGACAAACATGGGAAGGATTTTTTGGCGTGTGCTCCGTCGCCCTCTGCGCGGCAGTCTCCAATAGACATCAACACGGTGGTGGAAGACCCGGGGCTTGGGCCTCTGGAGGTCAGATTTGTTCAAGCACCGTTTGTTATGAAGAACCTGGGGTATACGATTCAGGCCACTCCTGCGTTTGGAAGTTCGTTGACGTTAGATGGGCGCAGTTACTCGCTCCTCCAATTTCACTTTCATACTCTTTCAGAACATACGGTGGCGGGCAGGCACGGTGTGATGGAGTTGCACCTTGTCTTCAAGCACTCGGACGCCGACTTTGCTGTAATTGGAGTGCTGTACAGGGTTGGGAGGCCGAACGCTTTCCTGAAGACTTTGATTGAGGCCGGTTTGCCTGAAAAGACGACGTCTCCCGACGTTGCGGTGATGCCAGATCTGGAGAAGGCTTTGACTGACGCATCACAATATTTCACTTACCCCGGCTCACTTACGACGCCGCCGTGCAGCCCCGTAGTGACGTGGCTGGTCTTGAAGCAATGGGCGGAGCTGTCGCCGGAACAGTTTGAGGCGTTCCGCAAGATTCTTGGCAATGATTTCCGCCCACTACAAAACCCGAATAGTCGGGTGGTGCATGCGACGGTGAGGCGATGGCCTTTTGACGCGGTCCAGCCATCAACCACTCCTTAG
- a CDS encoding matrixin family metalloprotease, which yields MMRPWLLVVGLASLVSAGLQNESKSPSPNLKIHVCSAKDPPRVRKALNKLAQSPMFNQELNITSLSASQLADIRAISPSIQQGVMKPELWPQGSTIKVAFLSGDPTVRERIKQSAMKWTDYVNVKFNFVDDPTQASIRIGVDGNGRSESEIGNDALQIDGTKETMHFGWLTTFSSQADYDSVVLHEFGHALGLVHEHQLPNTGIIWNKPYVYQYCKTQWGWTTDDVDQNIFNQYTPKQLIFTRMDTSSIMIYSFPSEWTQNNISAPWTYQLSDGDKQFMALQYPKAPMPSVSGHP from the coding sequence ATGATGCGACCGTGGTTACTGGTTGTTGGCCTTGCAAGCTTGGTTTCGGCGGGGCTTCAGAATGAATCAAAGTCGCCCAGTCCGAATCTGAAAATACACGTTTGTTCGGCCAAGGATCCACCCAGGGTCAGAAAGGCTTTGAATAAGCTCGCTCAGTCGCCGATGTTCAACCAAGAGCTAAATATTACAAGTTTGTCTGCCTCGCAATTAGCTGATATTCGAGCAATTTCGCCAAGCATACAGCAAGGGGTAATGAAGCCGGAACTTTGGCCTCAAGGTTCCACTATCAAAGTAGCGTTTCTGAGTGGAGATCCGACTGTTCGCGAAAGAATTAAGCAATCAGCAATGAAGTGGACTGACTACGTCAACGTCAAATTTAATTTTGTTGATGATCCCACCCAGGCGTCGATTCGTATCGGCGTAGACGGGAATGGAAGATCAGAATCGGAAATCGGAAATGATGCGTTGCAAATCGATGGAACGAAGGAAACGATGCACTTCGGTTGGCTTACAACTTTTTCATCACAAGCGGACTACGACAGCGTGGTTCTTCACGAGTTCGGCCACGCTCTCGGTTTGGTTCACGAACATCAACTACCGAACACGGGGATTATTTGGAACAAACCGTACGTTTATCAATACTGTAAGACGCAGTGGGGCTGGACAACAGACGACGTAGATCAGAATATTTTCAACCAATACACACCTAAACAGCTTATCTTTACCAGAATGGACACAAGCTCGATCATGATTTACAGCTTTCCATCCGAGTGGACTCAGAACAATATTTCAGCGCCCTGGACCTATCAACTGTCGGACGGAGATAAGCAGTTCATGGCTTTGCAATATCCTAAGGCTCCTATGCCTAGCGTGAGTGGCCATCCCTAG
- a CDS encoding SpoIVB peptidase S55, which translates to MDGVKTRLCMAGLMAGWVLGSSALLGGPWAAGQAVSGTGGWTAVAAPSVAPAVTQFFPLAEVRRGMRGVAYTVFEGVNPEPMQVEILGLLKDALGPGQDMILARLHGDKPEYTGVVAGMSGSPVYIDGRLVGALSYRIGQFSKEPIAGITPIESMLQVRDEDGAAAGMKLAGVKLPEVSREFEGQPEMRAMETPLVMGGFSQETVERFGDRFRAMGLTPVVGLGGADSAAVQPEPLVPGSAVSAVLVRGDLSMAGTCTVTYVDPKRLLACGHPITQYGPVDMPMTKATVLASLASPLNAFKIINTTETVGAFTEDRASAIMGRFGVEARMIPVEVEVVPPPVEKGVPAKAVSVKTRTLRFEVLDNRQLTPSAMLVSVYQCMQTNNTAAEELSYRLSGEIDLKGQPPVAMQGLMAQNELNPATINAALLVNDRFSKVYGNALDQPVVTGVKLRVEAIPARMSAVLESARLSRMEARAGDEIEVEAMVHPYQGEARMVRVKVRVPKDVSAGPMRVVVSDGATVDRLTTKAGAERSVGLADTVSALNRIHENDRVYVTLLNHSAQAVLEGEALTEVPLSMANVFEPLKEAQKMQLTGESVVTGGSVEAGYAVSGYQVLNLVVR; encoded by the coding sequence ATGGATGGGGTAAAGACTCGGTTGTGCATGGCTGGCCTGATGGCGGGCTGGGTGTTGGGAAGTTCTGCGTTGTTGGGTGGGCCCTGGGCGGCAGGACAGGCTGTGAGTGGGACGGGCGGCTGGACCGCGGTGGCTGCGCCTTCGGTAGCTCCGGCGGTGACTCAGTTTTTCCCTCTGGCTGAGGTAAGGCGGGGGATGCGCGGGGTGGCTTATACGGTGTTTGAAGGGGTGAACCCGGAGCCGATGCAGGTGGAGATTCTTGGGCTGTTGAAGGATGCGCTGGGGCCGGGGCAGGACATGATTCTGGCTCGGTTGCACGGGGATAAGCCGGAGTACACGGGCGTGGTGGCGGGGATGAGCGGGAGCCCGGTGTATATCGATGGGCGGCTGGTGGGGGCGCTGAGTTATCGGATTGGGCAGTTCAGCAAGGAGCCGATTGCGGGGATTACACCGATCGAGTCGATGCTGCAGGTGCGGGATGAGGATGGCGCAGCGGCGGGGATGAAGCTGGCCGGAGTGAAGCTGCCTGAGGTAAGCAGAGAGTTTGAGGGACAGCCTGAGATGCGAGCGATGGAGACTCCGCTGGTGATGGGCGGGTTCAGCCAGGAGACGGTGGAGCGGTTTGGGGATCGTTTCCGGGCGATGGGATTGACGCCGGTGGTGGGGCTGGGTGGGGCGGACTCTGCCGCGGTGCAGCCGGAGCCGCTGGTGCCGGGGAGTGCGGTGAGCGCGGTGCTGGTGCGGGGGGATCTGTCGATGGCGGGGACCTGCACGGTGACGTATGTGGACCCGAAGAGGCTGCTGGCTTGTGGGCATCCGATTACACAGTATGGACCGGTGGATATGCCGATGACCAAGGCTACGGTGCTGGCTTCGCTTGCTTCTCCGCTGAACGCGTTCAAGATTATTAATACGACGGAGACGGTGGGGGCGTTTACCGAGGATCGCGCTTCGGCGATTATGGGCCGGTTCGGGGTGGAGGCGCGGATGATTCCGGTTGAGGTGGAGGTGGTTCCTCCTCCGGTGGAGAAAGGAGTGCCGGCGAAGGCTGTGTCCGTTAAGACGAGAACGCTGCGCTTTGAGGTGTTGGATAATCGGCAGCTGACGCCTTCTGCGATGCTGGTTTCGGTTTATCAATGTATGCAGACGAATAATACGGCGGCGGAAGAGTTGAGCTATCGGCTGTCGGGCGAGATTGATTTGAAGGGACAGCCGCCGGTTGCGATGCAGGGGTTGATGGCACAGAACGAGCTGAATCCGGCTACGATCAACGCCGCTCTACTCGTGAATGACAGGTTTAGCAAGGTGTATGGGAATGCGCTGGATCAGCCGGTGGTGACGGGAGTGAAGTTGAGGGTGGAGGCGATTCCGGCGAGGATGTCGGCCGTGCTGGAGTCGGCGCGTTTGAGCAGGATGGAGGCTCGGGCGGGGGATGAGATTGAGGTGGAGGCGATGGTGCATCCTTATCAGGGTGAGGCGCGGATGGTGCGGGTGAAGGTGAGGGTGCCGAAGGATGTGAGCGCGGGTCCGATGCGGGTGGTGGTCAGCGACGGCGCTACGGTGGATCGGCTGACGACGAAGGCAGGGGCGGAGCGGTCGGTGGGGCTGGCCGATACGGTGTCGGCGTTGAACAGGATTCATGAGAATGATCGGGTTTACGTGACGCTGTTGAATCACTCAGCACAGGCAGTGCTGGAAGGCGAGGCTCTGACGGAAGTCCCGTTGTCGATGGCTAATGTGTTTGAGCCGTTGAAGGAGGCGCAGAAGATGCAACTGACCGGAGAGAGTGTTGTTACGGGGGGATCGGTGGAGGCCGGATATGCTGTCAGCGGATACCAGGTGCTGAACCTGGTGGTGCGGTAG
- a CDS encoding DinB family protein — MTTTLDAVAADFLDVSCRRLDMMCECFEVCLRKLTYDQVWQRQGDHENAVGNLVLHLCGNAQQWVMHGVGGAADVRVRDAEFSAEGGMSPEELIALFQSTFAEAKGVIAAVPAGRLPERITPQGRDVSVMEAIYQVVGHVQQHVGQIILLTKQMTARDLDLTIPRPR, encoded by the coding sequence ATGACTACGACCCTTGATGCTGTTGCTGCCGATTTTCTTGATGTTTCATGTCGCAGGCTCGACATGATGTGTGAGTGCTTCGAAGTTTGTTTGAGGAAGCTGACTTACGATCAGGTTTGGCAGCGGCAGGGGGACCATGAGAATGCTGTAGGAAATCTTGTGCTTCATCTTTGCGGGAATGCTCAGCAGTGGGTGATGCACGGGGTGGGTGGGGCCGCCGATGTCAGAGTTCGCGATGCGGAGTTCAGTGCAGAGGGTGGGATGAGCCCAGAGGAGTTGATTGCGCTGTTTCAATCGACGTTTGCGGAGGCGAAGGGTGTGATTGCGGCGGTGCCGGCGGGGCGGTTGCCGGAGAGGATCACTCCGCAGGGGCGCGATGTGAGTGTTATGGAGGCTATCTATCAGGTGGTGGGACATGTGCAGCAGCATGTAGGGCAGATAATTTTGCTGACGAAGCAGATGACTGCTAGGGATCTTGATCTTACGATTCCCCGGCCCAGATAG
- a CDS encoding alpha/beta fold hydrolase yields the protein MSNISAGSAVSSSGVPLTTIRRVTADGVTVFYREAGPADAPVVLLLHGFPTSSFQYRELIPRLADKYRVIAPDLPGFGFTDVPEARQYKYSFDALAKTMLAFTDALHLKRYALYVFDYGAPTGLRMAVAHPERVTAIVSQNGNAYEEGLGDAWGPIRKYWSDPSAANREEVRKAAVSFEGIKFQYVHGVKSPEAVGPEAYWLDYALVSRPGNTDIQLDLFLDYQNNVKLYPKFQEYFRTSKPPLLAIWGKNDPFFIPPGAEAFKKDNPNATVQFLDTGHFALETHVEEVALAMRELLAKSVA from the coding sequence ATGTCCAACATATCCGCAGGTTCAGCAGTATCGAGTTCAGGAGTTCCGCTGACTACCATTCGCCGCGTTACAGCTGATGGAGTGACCGTGTTTTATCGTGAGGCTGGTCCGGCGGATGCGCCTGTGGTGTTACTGCTGCACGGCTTCCCCACTTCTTCATTTCAGTATCGTGAGCTGATTCCGCGGCTGGCGGATAAGTACCGGGTGATTGCGCCGGATCTTCCGGGGTTTGGATTTACGGATGTGCCTGAGGCGCGGCAGTACAAGTACAGCTTCGATGCGCTGGCGAAGACGATGCTGGCCTTTACCGATGCGCTGCATCTGAAGCGGTATGCGTTGTATGTGTTCGACTATGGGGCGCCTACCGGGCTTCGCATGGCGGTGGCGCATCCGGAGCGGGTGACGGCGATCGTCTCGCAGAACGGGAACGCGTATGAAGAGGGGCTTGGCGATGCGTGGGGGCCGATTCGTAAGTATTGGAGCGATCCTTCGGCGGCGAATCGCGAGGAGGTACGTAAGGCTGCGGTGAGCTTTGAGGGGATCAAGTTTCAGTACGTGCATGGGGTGAAGAGTCCGGAGGCGGTTGGCCCAGAGGCTTACTGGCTAGACTATGCGCTGGTGAGCCGCCCAGGAAATACGGATATTCAACTGGATTTGTTTTTGGATTATCAGAACAACGTGAAGCTGTATCCGAAGTTTCAGGAGTACTTCCGGACGTCGAAGCCTCCGTTGCTGGCGATCTGGGGGAAGAACGATCCGTTTTTTATTCCACCGGGGGCTGAGGCTTTCAAAAAGGATAATCCGAATGCTACGGTGCAGTTTCTGGATACGGGACACTTTGCGCTGGAGACGCATGTAGAGGAGGTTGCGTTGGCTATGAGGGAGTTGCTGGCGAAGAGCGTTGCGTGA
- a CDS encoding CGNR zinc finger domain-containing protein: MPLPTPVNLVESPKVGDHPALDLLNTVFLLDGVIVDSLQTDQDALQWLAAAGWRIEHDLARSKPGALLRSARSLREAIRKIIETRKAGKRADLAPLNAFLAQSQSHLKLSSAQKRTFHLERHWQQRTPEEILAPIAEAAAELLATGDFNLVRRCEDSECILWFYDRTRSHHRRWCSMATCGNRNKVAAFRHRHQSTT; the protein is encoded by the coding sequence TTGCCCTTGCCGACACCCGTCAATCTCGTCGAATCTCCAAAGGTAGGCGATCATCCCGCGCTCGATCTCCTCAACACCGTCTTCCTTCTCGACGGCGTAATCGTAGACTCTCTCCAGACCGATCAGGATGCACTTCAGTGGCTTGCCGCTGCGGGCTGGCGAATCGAGCACGATCTCGCAAGGTCAAAGCCAGGTGCTCTCCTGCGCAGTGCCCGGTCCCTTCGGGAAGCCATTCGCAAGATCATAGAAACCAGAAAAGCAGGGAAGCGCGCCGACCTGGCTCCTCTCAACGCCTTCCTTGCCCAGTCACAAAGCCATCTCAAACTATCTTCCGCCCAAAAAAGAACGTTTCATCTCGAACGTCATTGGCAGCAGCGGACCCCCGAAGAGATCCTCGCCCCCATAGCCGAAGCCGCTGCCGAACTCCTCGCCACCGGAGACTTCAACCTAGTCCGCCGCTGTGAAGACTCCGAGTGCATCCTCTGGTTCTACGACCGAACCCGCTCCCACCATCGTCGCTGGTGCAGCATGGCCACCTGCGGCAACCGCAACAAGGTAGCCGCCTTCCGCCATCGCCACCAATCCACCACCTAA
- a CDS encoding NAD(P)-dependent alcohol dehydrogenase → MSEIHGLAVHAAGAHLLAYKFDPGELQANEVEVKVSHCGVCHSDVHLIDNDWGISKYPFIPGHEIVGSVVGVGSAVKDRVMGERVGIGWQADSCGICEWCRQGQEQLCAKAQPTCVGRNGGFADKVRVNSRFAVPLPATLESENAAPLLCAGITVYAPLRNYEVRPSSRVGVIGIGGLGHLGVQFARAFGAEVTAFSTSKDKEAEAKQLGAHHFVNTRDTGALKKVAGSFDLLLSTVSADQEWQAYVNALRPKGTLCVVGAPPSPMPILGGSLITHQKAVAGSNTGSPQEISEMLDVAARHGVKAITERFAMAKANDAVTKVKKNQVRYRAVLTN, encoded by the coding sequence ATGAGTGAAATACATGGTCTCGCTGTGCATGCGGCCGGCGCACATTTACTAGCCTACAAATTTGATCCGGGCGAGCTGCAGGCGAATGAGGTTGAGGTAAAGGTCTCGCATTGTGGCGTATGTCACAGCGATGTGCACCTGATCGATAACGATTGGGGGATCAGTAAGTATCCGTTTATTCCGGGCCATGAGATTGTGGGATCAGTGGTGGGGGTGGGCTCGGCGGTAAAGGACCGCGTAATGGGCGAGCGTGTGGGAATTGGATGGCAGGCGGATAGCTGCGGGATCTGCGAGTGGTGCCGGCAGGGCCAGGAACAGCTGTGTGCGAAGGCGCAACCAACGTGCGTGGGACGCAATGGCGGGTTTGCGGACAAGGTTCGGGTGAACTCGCGGTTTGCGGTTCCGTTGCCTGCGACGCTGGAGAGCGAGAATGCGGCACCGCTGCTTTGCGCTGGAATTACGGTGTACGCTCCGTTGAGGAACTATGAGGTGCGTCCGTCGTCGCGTGTGGGTGTGATTGGGATTGGTGGCCTGGGGCATCTTGGGGTGCAGTTTGCGAGGGCCTTTGGCGCGGAGGTGACGGCGTTTTCGACCTCGAAGGATAAAGAGGCCGAGGCGAAGCAGTTAGGTGCGCATCATTTTGTGAATACGCGCGATACGGGAGCGTTGAAGAAGGTTGCCGGATCGTTTGATCTGCTGCTTTCGACGGTGAGCGCGGACCAGGAGTGGCAGGCTTATGTGAATGCGCTGCGACCGAAGGGGACTCTTTGCGTTGTTGGGGCGCCGCCATCTCCGATGCCGATTCTGGGTGGATCGCTGATTACTCATCAGAAAGCTGTTGCGGGGAGCAATACCGGGAGTCCACAGGAGATAAGCGAGATGCTGGACGTGGCGGCTCGTCACGGGGTGAAGGCGATTACGGAGCGGTTTGCGATGGCCAAGGCGAACGATGCGGTGACCAAAGTGAAGAAGAATCAGGTTCGGTATCGAGCGGTGCTGACGAACTAG
- a CDS encoding NAD-dependent epimerase/dehydratase family protein produces the protein MHVFVAGASGAIGGPLIAELLKQGHSVVGMTTSAARAKDLEAQGAEAVIVDAFDAVALEAALRHSKAEVVIDELTSLPKEQSDMPNYAAGDRKLRIEGGGNLFRAAIASGVRRYLQQSSGFFLKAAEGTLADESSPLDVHASPGVAASARTYTELETRLFSSKAIEGVSLRYGFFYGPRTWYHPGEAAANMVMKQQNPVVGKGEGVSSFVHIDDAAIGTVAALTAEPGVYNLVDDDPSPQAVWLPAFAKFVGAPPPPRMSEAEVKSIAGEDVVYYATKLSGASNAKAKRILGWKPRRLQWLEA, from the coding sequence ATGCATGTATTTGTAGCAGGTGCAAGCGGAGCGATCGGCGGACCTCTGATCGCGGAGCTACTTAAGCAGGGACACTCTGTAGTGGGCATGACTACAAGCGCGGCGCGAGCGAAAGACCTGGAAGCTCAGGGAGCCGAGGCCGTGATCGTAGACGCCTTCGATGCTGTAGCGCTCGAAGCAGCGCTGCGGCATTCAAAGGCCGAAGTAGTGATCGATGAGCTGACATCTCTGCCCAAAGAACAAAGCGATATGCCAAACTACGCGGCTGGAGACAGAAAGCTAAGGATTGAGGGTGGTGGCAATCTCTTTCGTGCAGCGATTGCAAGCGGCGTGCGGCGATATCTGCAACAGTCGAGCGGATTCTTCTTGAAAGCGGCCGAAGGTACTTTGGCCGATGAATCTTCTCCCTTGGATGTGCACGCAAGCCCAGGCGTAGCGGCAAGTGCGCGGACGTACACAGAACTGGAAACACGCCTCTTCAGTTCCAAGGCAATCGAGGGCGTGTCGCTGCGTTATGGGTTCTTCTACGGGCCGAGAACGTGGTATCACCCCGGTGAGGCGGCGGCGAACATGGTGATGAAGCAACAAAATCCCGTGGTCGGTAAAGGTGAGGGAGTGTCGTCCTTTGTGCATATCGACGACGCTGCAATTGGAACAGTCGCAGCTCTGACCGCCGAACCAGGTGTGTACAACTTGGTCGATGATGATCCTTCCCCTCAGGCCGTGTGGCTGCCGGCGTTTGCGAAGTTCGTGGGCGCTCCGCCACCTCCGCGCATGAGCGAAGCCGAGGTGAAATCAATCGCAGGGGAAGATGTCGTATATTACGCAACAAAGTTGAGTGGCGCCTCCAATGCCAAGGCGAAGCGGATTCTCGGATGGAAGCCGCGAAGATTGCAGTGGCTGGAGGCGTAA